From the Gracilinanus agilis isolate LMUSP501 unplaced genomic scaffold, AgileGrace unplaced_scaffold13019, whole genome shotgun sequence genome, the window TAGAAATGTAATGGCAGGGGCTCAAGCTTCAGGTTTTGGGATAAGTGATTCAAAATAGCACAGGGCACCACCCATGTAACACCAGGATCCAGAGTTGTGTGGGAACCCATGGGGCCCAGTGTTACACGCAACCTCACTTTGTGACCActgataagtcacttcacctccctgtgcctcaatttccttctctgtaaaatgagagggttggactagatggtctctaggGGATCTTCCAGCTCTCACATTCAGCAATTCTATCTGTGAGGACCTTCCCAGGACAGCTCAGGGAAAGCTATCTTCAATCTCAACCTTCCTTGGTATGTCTCAGTCTTTGGGTCGGCTTACCTTTCGGTGGACTCAacctcttcccattcttctggAAGAGCCAACTAAAATAAGGGGTTAAACTATACCATTCCATCTCAGACCAGGGGCTTCCTGGGGATAGGGGCTATTTCCCCCCTCTGACCAGGTTCTCTATATCTCCCACTCCCTCCCCAGCAGCAGAACTCTATttcttccacccccacccccaaacccccatCAGAACTCAACAGGTAACAAAAATCCATACTTGTCCAACCCCCGAGTATGTGCCTTCCCCCCCACTCCATACCCCACCCTAAATTGGTCTTCCCCCAACACTCATCCCTGCAGAAGGAGTCCGGTGTGGATGGCAGATCCATGAACATTTCGGGTGTCAGGTCCCACATTAGTCAGTCAAGTTCAAAGTCAGACATTTTGAAAAGTGGATGGGGTCAAGGAGCAGAAGTGGAGAGAGTTCCGAGATGGTcagcataaaaataaaactagtcCAGGAACGGGGGTATGGGGGAATCCAAGAATCCAAGAGCCTcttcccctccccgcccccccaacTTTGGGCTCCAAAGAGATTCATTCCTCTGACTCCAGTGACGGGTAGAGAGAAGAAGCCTATGGATTAGCTAGAAAAGAGGACCACTCCCATGCCTGGTGGTGTGGGAAGGATTCCCAGGCCAGTTACAGCAATGGGAGGATCTAACTGGAACAAAAAGCACGTGAGGAGGGGCTGACACCCTGGAAGTGCTGGGTCTGGTGGCAGATGAGGTGGTCCTAGGAAGAGGCCATGGGGGAGTGGGGGGGCTCGATGTGGGGGGGAGGGGCCAGGGACAGTTATGAAGTCGCCGTGTTCTCCTCATCTCTCACAGAGCCAAGTTGATCTGGGgctttggggtggggtgggaaagaaggggtcCAGTTAGCCTGGGTCAGAGGCTGGGGGGGTGCAGCCCCCAGAGCGTGCTGAGGATTGTGGTGAGGGCCAGAGCTGAGGAGGCCTGGGCCCCAAGGCTAGCCCCATTGCAGTAGTCGTACTGGCAGCAGGACGTGGTGGCAGCATTCTTGGTGTAGCCATCGTATAGGGTCTCGAAGCAGGTGGGGACGCAAGACTTGCTGACTGTTACCCTCGTTGGAGTGATATCTGAGTATagcaggaaggagagggaagaggagaaagaaacagGCTCATGATTCCAGGAATGGGTAGCCTTCGCTCTGAGCATCTCCCAGTTTTACCCTCCAGGTGGGCACCCCAGTCCTCTCTAGGTCTAGTTCCACGAGGATAGGTCCCGTGTTTGGTTATTTTGTTGTCTTCTGCAGACAATGGGCTTACTCATGGCAAGGCTCCCACTTTGTGAAGTTGCAGGACTGTTATAGCCTGGCCAGACAAGGGTGGCCTTCAAGAGCTTGCTGAGGGAATAAAGGGTAAGAGTCATATGCCCCAAATCATCTTAAGATGGGAAAATTACAAGGAAGCATTTACTGGGATAGGAAGAAGAAACCAAATGGAGCTCTTGAAGCCTAGCCTTGTCTCAACCCCTGGCTAT encodes:
- the LOC123254021 gene encoding ly-6/neurotoxin-like protein 1; amino-acid sequence: MRFLPVLLLMTIMAQPLTHALECYVCESKEYNCFKPMRCPNYVNYCMTTRTYITPTRVTVSKSCVPTCFETLYDGYTKNAATTSCCQYDYCNGASLGAQASSALALTTILSTLWGLHPPSL